In Campylobacter showae, the genomic stretch TCAAATTTAGCCTAAATTTCGCAAAAACTCCGCGTATTCTCTAGCGCCGCGCTCTAAATCGTCCTGGCTTGATACGTAGTCCACGCCCGGAGTCTCCTCGGCGCCGTAAAATGCGAAAAAGTCGCGGTAATCGGCGTGAAAATAGTATTTAAACGCAAGCTCAAACGGCGTAAGAACCTCGCGCAAGCTAAAATGATAGCGTCCTTGCGGGCAGTAGTCGCTCTTTTTGATGCCCGCGGTCACGGCTAGAGCCACCTTGCGACCCGCTATGCCGTCCGAGCCGCGTCCGTAGGCAAAGCCGTGCGTCATCACCGCGTCGATCCACGATTTTAAAATCGGAGGGCAGGAGAAGTTATGAAGCGGAAACTGCAAAACGAGGGCGTCGTGGGCTCTGATGAGCTCTTGCTCGCGCGCGGCGTCGATATCGCCGCCCCCGTAAACCTGCGTCAAATCATGAACGCTAAAGCGCTGCGGCTCTTTGAGAGCCTCTTGTAGCAGGCGTTTGTTTATGACCGAGTTTTTGATGTCTGGGTGGGCTAAGATGATTAGAGTTTTCATTTTTCTCCTTTTTGATCGAGTAAATTTTAACTGTCGGCAAGCGCCGCCTTAAGCTCGCAAATACGCTGTTTCAGACTACAACGTGGTAAATTTATACGCAGCTGCCTATCGACGCGCCGCTTCGGATGCATCGTTTCAAACTCCATCGGAGCAAATTTTAGCAAACTTGGCTTAAATTTGAGCGGAGCATTGCGCAGTTTAGCGACGCAAATTTAGCGCATTTTTACAAAAACGCTTGCAAATTTCGCAAATTTTCTTTTATGGATGCTGGGCGGTAGAGCGCTGAGATAACGGCGACGTAGTCTGGGTTTAGCGCGGCGATTTGCGCGATATTTGCCGCGTTTATGCCGCCGATCACGCAAACCGGGATACGTAAAATTTCCTTTGCGCGCCTGATCGTTTCAAATTTACAAAGCGGGGCGTTTGGTTTGGTCGGGCTCGCAAACAAGGCGCCAAATGCCGCGTAAGAAGCGCCCTCATCCTGCGCCCTTAGCGCTAAATTTAGATCGTCGTAGCAGCTAACGCCGATAAAGGCATCCTCGCCCAGGATCTTTCTAGCGGCCTTTACTCCGCCGTCGTCTTTGCCGATGTGCACGGCGTTTGCGCCTATTTTGGCGGCGAATTTGACGTCGTCGTTTACGATAAATCTTGCGCCGTAACGCTCGCAAAGCTCTTTTAGCGCAAAAGCTACGCACTCGTTTTTTGGCTCGATTTTAGTGCGGTACTGTAAAAGCTTTACGCCGCACTCTAGCAGCTCCCCGGCCTGCGCTAGCACGCTACTCTCTGGCGTTAGAATATCATCCGTGATAGCGTAAATTTCAGCCACGGTTTGCGCCTGCGGCTTTGTGATCTAGCAGCCGCACGCCGAAATTTGAGCCGTGGGCGTTTTTGATCGCGTTTGCGACGAAGGCTTTGGCGCGTCTGATCGCCGTTATCTCGTCTGCACCACACGCTAGGGCGCATGCGATAGCCGTGGCAAAGCTACATCCCGCGCCATGCATGATCGTAGGTTGCTCTAGCGGCTCATTAAATTTAACTATCTCGCCGCTTTTTTTATAAAGCGTGTCCTCGCAAATCTTGCTCGTTCGCGTGCGTTTGAGTACCACGTCGCAGGGTAGATCGGCGCTTAAATTTAACCGCTCGCCGTCAAAATTTAACCCCAAAATTCGCGCTTCGTCTAAATTGGGCGTCGCGATACGGGCGAGGCTTAAAAGCTCTTTTAGCGCGTTTATAGCGCCCTCTTGCAGCAGCTTTGCACCGGATTTCGCCACGCAGACGGGATCTATCACGGCGCTTATGCCCTGGTTTTGTTCCAGCCAGGCTTTGACGCAGGCTATGAGCTGTTCGTTAAATAGCATGCCGATCTTTACTGCGTCAAATTTTAGCTCGGCGCAGACTGCTTCTAGTTGCGCGTTTAAAAACTCGGGCGTTACGGGCATCACCGCACTCACGCCGCTCGTGTTTTGAGCAGTTAGTGCAGTGATCGCAGTCGCGCTGTAGCAGCCGTAGGCCTCGCAGGTTTTTATGTCGGCTTGCACGCCGGCACCCCCGACGCTGTCGCTGCCTGCGATGATTAGGATATTTTTTTTAGGATTTTTCATTGTTTTACCTTGAGCGGTTGTTAAATTTATCTTTGAGCGAATTTATTTGTCGCCAAAATCCTTGCCGAACTCGACTCCAAGCTCTCTTAAATTTACGGGGCCGTTTCCTTGCGACTCCATCGGCGGCGGTGGAGTTTGCGGCTGCGTTTGAGTAGGTTGCTCGCTTGTAGGGTTTTGCTCGGTTTGAACGTTTTTGGTTGCGTTATTTTCGGCTTTTTTACTTTTTTTCTTCGGTTCTTCTAGCTTTTTGCCGGTTAGGCACTCGTAAATTTCCGCGTGATTTTTCTCGGCCCAGTCCTCTTTGACCTCGATTTTTTGGTACTCTTTGCTAGTAGGCAAGGCGAGGCCGTTTTTGACCAGGGTTTTGTTTAGGATTCTGCTTTCGTCGCTTACTTCGCACAGCCATCTATCGCCTAGATTTTTTAGCGTGAGTACGTAGTAGTTGCGCTCCGGACGAAATATCTTTTTTATCTCTTTGTCGTAGGATTTGGTGAAATTTTCCAGCTCTTTATTATCTTTTATGCATTTTGAGCCGTCGTAAAATTTAACGTTTGCAAGCTTGCAAGGAGCGATCACGGCGGCGTTTAGCCTAAAGACAAAGGTATTGTAGTCTAAAATTTTTTCTAAAAAAAGGACCTCTTTGGCGACTTTTTCGCGTTTGGATTTGGTTGTTTGGGTGATTTGCATGTCGGTAAACTCGGCAACCGAATTTACCGACAGCAAGGCTAAAGCGCAAAATTTAATCAGAGTAAAAAATGCGCTTTTTGTCATTATTTTAGATCGTATTTTTCTAGCAGTTTATCGTAGCTGCCGTCTTTTTTTATTTCGTCAAGCGCGGCGTTTATTTTAGCGATTAGATCTGCTTGTTTGTCTTTATCAAATGCTATAGAAAAGCCCTCGCTACCGTCGTTTTCTTTGAAAAACTCCTCAAGCTCGGGGTTTTTCTTTAAAAAGCCGTAACCGATCGAGCTATCTAGCACGACCGCGTCTATCTTGCCTTTTTTTAGTCCCATGATTAGCGGAACCGGATCCTCGGCAGGCACGACTTTAGCGCCTGCGATAGCGTTAGCGGCGATCTCTTGGACCGTGCCTTGCTGTACGCCTACTCTTTTACCGTTTAGGGCCTCTTTGCTTGCGAGAGCGTCGTTACCTTTAGCGCGCAAGTAGATGTTTTCGGTCGCATAGTAAGCCTGCGTGAAATCAACCGACTTTCGTCTATCGTCTGTCGCGCTCATCGCGCTTGCTACGGCGTCGATCTTGCCAGTTTTTAGAGCTGGGATTAGGCCGTCAAAGCTCATATTTACGATCTTGTACTCAAAACCCGCGCGTTTAGCGAGCTCCGCTACTAGATCCATATCAAAGCCCGTAATCTTATTTTGCTCGTCCACATACTCAAACGGCGGATAGTTGGCGGCTGTACCGATCTTTAGCTCGGCGGCGCCAAGCGTAGCTAGGGCCGCTAAAAGCAGCGCAAAAATCTTTTTCATTTTCTCTCCTTTAAATTTGGTTTCAAATTTAACCCGCGTTTTGGTGCGGGCTCGTAAATTTACTTTAGGTCGTATTTTTCCATCATCTTGTCAAATTTGCCGCTCTTTTTGAGCTCCTCTATGGCGGCGTCTATCTTGCCGATTAGCTCCAGGTGCTTGTCTTTATCAAATGCGACGGCAAAGCCCTCGGTACCGTCAGGAAGCTTTAAAAACTCCTCCAGATCCGAGTTTTGCTTTAGATACTCGTAACCGATCGGGCTATCTGTTAGTACGACGTCGATTTTACCCGCTTTTAGCGACAAGATCGCAGCCGCTACGGTCTCTGCAGGCACGGATAAGTCGCCGCAGATAGATTTAGCCGCGCTCTCTTGCAATGTGCCTATTTGCGCGCTTATTTTTTTGAGGTGCATATTGGTCGCATTTACGTCGGTACCCTTTTTGCGGATGAAAAGATTATCCGAAAAATAATAAGGCTTCGTAAAATCAACAGATTTTCGTCTCTCCTCGGTCGCGCTCATACCGCTTAGTGCGGCGTCTATCTTGCCTGTTTTTAGGGCTGGGATCAGTCCGTCAAAGCTCATATTTTGTATGTCAAATTTGACGCCGATTTTCTTACCGACGGCCTCTATCATATCGATTTCAAAGCCTACGATCTTGTTGTGCTCGTCAATATACTCAAACGGCGGATAGTCCGCGCTCGAACCCACTCTTATCGTTTGTTGTACCGCTACGGGGGCTGCCTCGTTTTTTACTGCGGCGTCTTTGCTTGCTTTTTCATTCGAGCTTTGACCGCAGCCTGAAAGCATTAAAGCGGCGGCTACGAAAACGAAAAGTTTTTTAAATTTGCCGGCGGACAAAGCCGCAACAATGTTTTGTGACATTTTGACCTCCTTTTAGTGGTTTAAAATTTTACCTAGAAAATCCTGCAAACGCTGATTGCTAGGGTTTTCGAAAACATTTTTAGGCGTGTCGTCTACGGCTATTTTACCGCCGTGCATGAAAAATATCCTATTTGCCACGTTTTTAGCAAAGCCCATCTCGTGGGTGACTACTAGCATCGTGATGCCTTTTGCCGCGACGTCCTTCATGATGTCTAGCACCTCGCCGATCATCTCGGGATCTAGCGCGCTGGTTGGCTCGTCAAAGAGTATGACCTCTGGATTCATCGCTAGGCTTCTAGCGATTGCTATACGCTGCTTTTGACCGCCCGAGAGCTTGTGCGGGAAGGCGTATTTTTTATCGCTTAGACCCACGCTTTTTAGTAGCTCGTCGGCTCTTTTTTCCGCGCTTTCTTTATCCAAAATCCCCGCTTTTATGGGAGCTAGAGTTAAATTTTGCAAGACGTTTTTATTTGCAAAAAGGTTAAAGTGCTGAAAAACCATGCTTACTTTTTGACGGATTTTATTTATGTCCGTTTTTTTGTCGGTGATGTCTTCGCCGTTTATCTTGATGTGCCCGCCGCTTGGCTCCTCTAGGCGGTTTATGCAGCGCAAAAACGTACTCTTGCCGCCACCGCTCGGGCCTATGATAGCGATGATCTCGCCTTGTTTGATATCTACGCTGATGTCGTCTAGGACGCGCAAATCGCCGTAATTTTTACTCAAATTTCTAATCTCAATCATGGCGATTTAGCCTCCTCTCCAAAATTTTAACCAAAAACGTAAAGAACTTCACGCTGACGTAGTAAACTATACCCGTGAAAATGACGGGCTCTGGGCTATAAAACACCGCTTGCAGGCTTTTGCTTTGCATCGTGATGTCGATGACGCTGATGTAGCCTACGACTGACGTCTCTTTAAATAGCGAGATAAATTCGTTCGCAAGCGCAGGCAAGATGTTTTTGGTAGCCTGCGGGAACACCACTTCGCGCATCGAAACGTAGTAGTTTAGACCCATCGCCCTTGCGGCTTCCATTTGGCCCTTATCGACGCTATTTATACCGCTACGCACGATTTCTGCGACGTATGCGGAGCTGTTTAGCCCAAGCGCGATCAAAGCGACGTAAAAGTTATCGCTCCAGGTCGCGAAAATCACGACCGAAAATATAAGAAGCTGCAAAATAATAGGCGTTCCGCGCAGGATATCTACGTATTCGTCTATGAGAAAGCTTAAAATTTTGATATTTAAAAACTTTAAAAACGCCAAAATAAAACCCAAAGTCACGCCGATAGCCGTGCCGCCGATAGTGAGCCCTAGCGTCACGCCGTAGCTTTTAAGGTAGGCTAGACGTTGCGCCTCGTTTAACTCCGTCGGATAAAAATAGTAAACGCCCGCGGAGACGATGACGACGAAAAACAACGCCCTGAAAAATTTTTCGTTTAGCATTTCTTAAACCTTAAAAGTGTAATGAGGGTTAATAATACGGAAAAAAATATAAATTTAACCTTTTTTACGCGAAAAAATTATCTTTTAAACAAATTTATCATATTATCGTAACTCAAATTTAAAAAAACCGAGGGAAATTTAATGGACTATGCACGCTATATCGCCATCGCGCTGTATTTTGGATTTTTGCTTTTCGTGGGGCGATACTCGTATAACAAAAACGCCAATATGGGCGAATACCTGCTCGACAACCGCCGCCTAGGGCCGGTCGTAACTGCTCTAAGCGCCGGAGCTAGCGATATGAGCGGCTGGATGCTGCTTGGCGTGCCTGGAGCGCTTTATGCCACGGGGCTAGCTACGATTTGGATGGTTTTGGGGCTCGTTATAGGAGCGTATTGTAACTACCTATTTTTAGCAAAGCGTTTGCGCGTCTATACCGAGGTTGCGAGCGACAGCATCACGATTCCCGATTTCTTACAAAACCGCTTCAAAGACGAGACTAAAATTTTACGCATAGTCTCCGGCCTTTTGATTTTGATATTTTTCACGCTTTACGTGAGCAGCGGGATAATCGCGGGCGGTAAAAGCTTTGAGAGCTTTTTTGGATTAGATTTTAAATTCGGCGCGATTTTTACGCTTGCTATCGTCGTTTTTTATACGTTTTTCGGAGGTTTTCGCGCGGTTTGCATCACGGATGCGTTTCAGGGCATGCTGATGTTTTTGGTTCTAGTCGCCGTACCAGTAGTCGCGTTTTGTAATCTAAATTTGCCTGACGGCGCTACCTTTTGGAGCGAGGTGTCAAAATACGGCAAAAACCATCTAAACGTCTTTTACGATCAGACTTTTTTAAGTATCTTAGGACTCATGGCGTGGGGGCTTGGGTACTTCGGACAGCCGCACATCATAGTTAGGTTTATGGCGATACGAAGCTCAAAAGAGCTAGCTCAGGCGCGCCGCATCGGTATCGGCTGGATGGCGATAGGCTTAGCTGGAGCGATGATGAGCGGACTGATCGGCTTCGTGTATTACAGCGAGTTAAATTTACCTCTAGCAGACCCCGAGAAGGTCTTTTTGCAGCTTGGCGAGACGCTGTTTCATCCGTTTTTCGTGGGTATCATCATTTCAGCCGTGCTTTCGGCTATCATGAGCACGATCTCTAGCCAGCTTTTGGTTAGCGCAAGCTCGGTGACGCAGGACTTCGTGTTTGCCTTTTATAAAAAAGAAATTTCGCAAAAAGCTCAGGTCTCAGCCGGCAGATACGCCGTCGTGGCCGTCGCGCTCGTGGCTACCGCGCTTGCTTTTAGTTTTAACGAAAGCGTGCTAAACGTCGTGGGATACGCGTGGGCGGGCTTTGGCGCGAGCTTTGGGCCGGTGCTGCTTTTTAGCCTTTACTGGCGTAGGATGAGCGCGCTAGCGGCCTTGCTGGGTATGATAACGGGCGGAGCGACGGTGATCGCGTGGATAGCGCTCGGGCTAAATTCTTACGTTTACGAGATATTGCCGGGTTTTGCGGTCTCTTGCGTCGTGATCTATCTAACCAGCCTCTACGGCGACGCGATAGACAAGATGAGCAACGAGCCAAACTCGGCCACCGTGCAGGACGAATTTGAAAAAATGAAAACGAGGCTGTAAATGCAAAGTAGCGTAAAATGCGGTAACTGCGGCGCCGAGGTCGATGTAAATTTAGCCCTTAAAACCGAGCTTGAGCTTGAAATGAAGCAAAAAATGGCGGCGGCTAGGCGAGATTTCGACAAAGAGATCGAGATTAAAAGAGCGCAATATAAGGAGCACTTAGACGCTTTAAACGCGAAGGAAAAAGAATTCGACGCTAAATTTGCCGCAGCCCTAAACGCTAAAAAAACCGAGCTTGAAAATGAAATAAAAGCAAAGCTCGAGGGCGAAAATTTAAACATAGTAAATGCTCTAAAAACCGAGCTTGAAGCCAAGTCAAAGCAGATAAACGAGCTAAATTTAAAGACGCTTGAGATAGAAAAGCTAAAACGAGAAAAGAGCGAATTTGAAAGCGCGCTGATGGCAAAAACCGAGGCTGAGCTAAGCAAGCGCCTAAACGAGGAAAAAGAGCGGCTGGGCAGGGCTTTGGCCGAGCAAAACGAGCTAAAATTTAAGCAAAAAGACGAGCAACTAGAGGCGCTAAAAAAGCAGCTAAACGAGGCGCAAAGGCGCATAGAGCAGGGCAGCGAGCAGCTACAAGGCGAGACGCAGGAGCTCGCCATCGAGGCGTGGCTGCGGGAGAAGTTCGTAT encodes the following:
- a CDS encoding basic amino acid ABC transporter substrate-binding protein; protein product: MKKIFALLLAALATLGAAELKIGTAANYPPFEYVDEQNKITGFDMDLVAELAKRAGFEYKIVNMSFDGLIPALKTGKIDAVASAMSATDDRRKSVDFTQAYYATENIYLRAKGNDALASKEALNGKRVGVQQGTVQEIAANAIAGAKVVPAEDPVPLIMGLKKGKIDAVVLDSSIGYGFLKKNPELEEFFKENDGSEGFSIAFDKDKQADLIAKINAALDEIKKDGSYDKLLEKYDLK
- a CDS encoding DUF2130 domain-containing protein — its product is MQSSVKCGNCGAEVDVNLALKTELELEMKQKMAAARRDFDKEIEIKRAQYKEHLDALNAKEKEFDAKFAAALNAKKTELENEIKAKLEGENLNIVNALKTELEAKSKQINELNLKTLEIEKLKREKSEFESALMAKTEAELSKRLNEEKERLGRALAEQNELKFKQKDEQLEALKKQLNEAQRRIEQGSEQLQGETQELAIEAWLREKFVFDTIDEVKKGANGADVMQIVNTREVQNCGKIYYESKRTKNFSNEWIEKFKADMRASGADVGVLVSEARPKELERMGLVEGVWVCNYEEFKALCFVLRQGVVELNFARNSAQNRSNKMEMLYSYLVSNEFKMRIEAIVEGFSAMSEELEREKNAMKRIWKSREKQIEKVRDNAIEMFGSIKGIAGNAIGEIKMLELGFDAGDFDSP
- the thiD gene encoding bifunctional hydroxymethylpyrimidine kinase/phosphomethylpyrimidine kinase, which gives rise to MKNPKKNILIIAGSDSVGGAGVQADIKTCEAYGCYSATAITALTAQNTSGVSAVMPVTPEFLNAQLEAVCAELKFDAVKIGMLFNEQLIACVKAWLEQNQGISAVIDPVCVAKSGAKLLQEGAINALKELLSLARIATPNLDEARILGLNFDGERLNLSADLPCDVVLKRTRTSKICEDTLYKKSGEIVKFNEPLEQPTIMHGAGCSFATAIACALACGADEITAIRRAKAFVANAIKNAHGSNFGVRLLDHKAAGANRG
- a CDS encoding transporter substrate-binding domain-containing protein; translation: MSQNIVAALSAGKFKKLFVFVAAALMLSGCGQSSNEKASKDAAVKNEAAPVAVQQTIRVGSSADYPPFEYIDEHNKIVGFEIDMIEAVGKKIGVKFDIQNMSFDGLIPALKTGKIDAALSGMSATEERRKSVDFTKPYYFSDNLFIRKKGTDVNATNMHLKKISAQIGTLQESAAKSICGDLSVPAETVAAAILSLKAGKIDVVLTDSPIGYEYLKQNSDLEEFLKLPDGTEGFAVAFDKDKHLELIGKIDAAIEELKKSGKFDKMMEKYDLK
- a CDS encoding amino acid ABC transporter permease; amino-acid sequence: MLNEKFFRALFFVVIVSAGVYYFYPTELNEAQRLAYLKSYGVTLGLTIGGTAIGVTLGFILAFLKFLNIKILSFLIDEYVDILRGTPIILQLLIFSVVIFATWSDNFYVALIALGLNSSAYVAEIVRSGINSVDKGQMEAARAMGLNYYVSMREVVFPQATKNILPALANEFISLFKETSVVGYISVIDITMQSKSLQAVFYSPEPVIFTGIVYYVSVKFFTFLVKILERRLNRHD
- a CDS encoding amino acid ABC transporter ATP-binding protein is translated as MIEIRNLSKNYGDLRVLDDISVDIKQGEIIAIIGPSGGGKSTFLRCINRLEEPSGGHIKINGEDITDKKTDINKIRQKVSMVFQHFNLFANKNVLQNLTLAPIKAGILDKESAEKRADELLKSVGLSDKKYAFPHKLSGGQKQRIAIARSLAMNPEVILFDEPTSALDPEMIGEVLDIMKDVAAKGITMLVVTHEMGFAKNVANRIFFMHGGKIAVDDTPKNVFENPSNQRLQDFLGKILNH
- the putP gene encoding sodium/proline symporter PutP, translated to MDYARYIAIALYFGFLLFVGRYSYNKNANMGEYLLDNRRLGPVVTALSAGASDMSGWMLLGVPGALYATGLATIWMVLGLVIGAYCNYLFLAKRLRVYTEVASDSITIPDFLQNRFKDETKILRIVSGLLILIFFTLYVSSGIIAGGKSFESFFGLDFKFGAIFTLAIVVFYTFFGGFRAVCITDAFQGMLMFLVLVAVPVVAFCNLNLPDGATFWSEVSKYGKNHLNVFYDQTFLSILGLMAWGLGYFGQPHIIVRFMAIRSSKELAQARRIGIGWMAIGLAGAMMSGLIGFVYYSELNLPLADPEKVFLQLGETLFHPFFVGIIISAVLSAIMSTISSQLLVSASSVTQDFVFAFYKKEISQKAQVSAGRYAVVAVALVATALAFSFNESVLNVVGYAWAGFGASFGPVLLFSLYWRRMSALAALLGMITGGATVIAWIALGLNSYVYEILPGFAVSCVVIYLTSLYGDAIDKMSNEPNSATVQDEFEKMKTRL
- a CDS encoding NAD(P)H-dependent oxidoreductase, producing MKTLIILAHPDIKNSVINKRLLQEALKEPQRFSVHDLTQVYGGGDIDAAREQELIRAHDALVLQFPLHNFSCPPILKSWIDAVMTHGFAYGRGSDGIAGRKVALAVTAGIKKSDYCPQGRYHFSLREVLTPFELAFKYYFHADYRDFFAFYGAEETPGVDYVSSQDDLERGAREYAEFLRNLG
- the thiE gene encoding thiamine phosphate synthase, which translates into the protein MAEIYAITDDILTPESSVLAQAGELLECGVKLLQYRTKIEPKNECVAFALKELCERYGARFIVNDDVKFAAKIGANAVHIGKDDGGVKAARKILGEDAFIGVSCYDDLNLALRAQDEGASYAAFGALFASPTKPNAPLCKFETIRRAKEILRIPVCVIGGINAANIAQIAALNPDYVAVISALYRPASIKENLRNLQAFL